One genomic window of Plasmodium falciparum 3D7 genome assembly, chromosome: 10 includes the following:
- a CDS encoding serine/arginine-rich splicing factor 4, whose amino-acid sequence MSFKPRFSKSSSCIYVGNLPGNVIEEEVYDLFGKYGRIKYIDIKPSRSSSSSYAFVHYYDLKDADYAIERRDGYKFDGFRLRVEHSGENRSFGKYRKKDDGVGPPIRTENRVIVTNLPDNCRWQHLKDIMRQCGDVGYANIERGKGIVEFVSYDDMLYAIEKFDGAEFKVYDDVTNIKVRRDKRGSSYMKRYRNDYSPKYKKRRRYSNESGLSDRDRSRSRRYSKSSNSSNKRNNKYESHSQSLSDNRNSYRNRSKGKKRSGYKGKRSYSSYENQNDDVSRSRSDHGSRSGDRSYRKKKNKNESSSDVLSKHSSAYRDSDSEKNKSYRKRLSSDNRSHSRRRTVSEDRSERRRSLSEDRSNSRKRNASSDFKRELNSDDDKKSKKKRSYSASPGSAYKSSSRELKSQDKSNDRLSESKKSYKSQSASVRYNSTEEKKSDDETVKPKRGGRGNAKNTGKNKNTKGSKKGAKTEENHDSKSVSNDRNKSDKSEEKEKPEVVSKDEEDKKTGGAEVKPKRGRRGRKKANAADENANGNVSN is encoded by the exons atgaGTTTTAAACCAAGATTCAGTAAATCATCTTCATGCATATATGTAGGAAATTTACCAGGCAATGTCATTGAAGAAGAAGTTTACGATTTATTTGGAAAg tATGGGCGTATAAAGTACATAGATATAAAGCCATCAAGATCTTCCTCTAGTTCTTATGCTTTTgttcattattatgatttgAA AGATGCAGATTATGCAATAGAAAGAAGAGATGGATATAAATTTGATGGATTTCGTTTACGTGTTGAACATTCAGGAGAAAACAGAAg ttttggaaaatatagaaaaaaagatGATGGTGTTGGTCCACCTATAAGAACTGAAAATAGAGTAATTGTTACTAATTTACCAGATAATTGCAGGTGGCAACatttaaaagatattatGAGACAATGTGGTGATGTGGGATATGCTAATATTGAACGAGGAAAAGGTATAGTAGAATTTGTAAGTTATGATGATATGTTATATGCAATTGAAAAATTTGATGGTGCAGAATTTAAAGTGTATGACGATGTTACAAATATTAAAGTTAGAAGAGATAAAAGAGGTTCTTCTTATATGAAAAGATATAGAAATGATTATAGtcctaaatataaaaaaagacgTAGATATAGTAATGAATCGGGATTATCAGATAGAGATCGATCAAGATCTAGAAGATACAGTAAATCTAGTAATTCATCaaacaaaagaaataataaatatgaatctCATAGTCAAAGTTTAAGCGATAATAGAAATAGTTACAGAAATAGAAGTAAGGGTAAAAAAAGAAGTGGATATAAAGGGAAAAGAAGTTATAGTTCTTATGAAAACCAAAACGATGATGTTAGTAGGAGTAGATCTGATCATGGATCAAGAAGTGGTGATAGAAGTtatagaaagaaaaaaaataaaaatgaaagctCTAGTGATGTATTAAGTAAACATTCTAGTGCATACCGAGATAGCGAtagtgaaaaaaataaaagctATAGAAAACGTTTATCAAGTGATAACAGAAGTCATAGCAGACGAAGAACTGTAAGTGAAGATAGAAGTGAAAGAAGGAGAAGTTTAAGTGAAGATAGAAGTAATAGTAGAAAAAGGAACGCAAGCAGCGACTTCAAAAGAGAACTAAATTcagatgatgataaaaaaagtaaaaaaaaaagaagctATAGCGCTTCACCGGGATCGGCATATAAGAGCAGTTCACGTGAGTTAAAAAGTCAAGATAAAAGCAATGATAGATTAAGTGAATCAAAAAAGAGTTATAAATCTCAAAGTGCTTCTGTTAGATACAATAGCACAGAAGAGAAAAAAAGCGATGATGAAACTGTAAAACCTAAGAGAGGTGGTAGGGGAAATGCAAAGAATACAGGGAAGAATAAGAATACTAAAGGAAGTAAAAAAGGTGCTAAAACAGAAGAAAATCATGATTCTAAAAGTGTTTCCAATGATAGAAATAAAAGTGATAAATccgaagaaaaagaaaaacctGAAGTTGTAAGTaaagatgaagaagataaGAAAACAGGAGGTGCAGAAGTAAAACCTAAGAGAGGAAGaagaggaagaaaaaaagctAATGCAGCAGATGAAAATGCAAATGGTAATGTTAGCAACTAA